The region TTTTTATAATCTTTTTTATGGATAATAATAACTGAAGGTGAATTAAGGTATGGTTCAAAATAATAAGCAAATTCTTCTCTTTCTTTTCTTTTACCGACTCCCATGACGATATCTAAATTACCATGCTTGGCTTCATAGATAATACGAGCGAATGGAAGATCAAAATATTCTACTTTGCAGTTTAGCTTCTCTGCTACTTTATTCATCACGTCAATATTAAGACCTTTTGGCTTTCCTTCTAGATAAACTTCAAAAGGGTAGCGATCTGATACTGCTACTTTCCATGGCTTTTTGCATAATTCTAAAGCGTTAATTTTGTAACAAACTAAAAATGTAAGAAAAATAACGATAAATTTTAAGTTCAAAAAATTTACCATAGAAATCCTTCCCATAAAACTTTATTTTTATTATTTTATCTGAGCTTTTTCAATTTAAAAACATCAAATTACTGACATTTTTTTAGCAGTTGTAAATTAAGATGCAAGAACGTCTAATAAATAATTAAATATTTTATTAGACTTTATGAATTCAGAAGTTATTAAATGTAATAAATTAAAAATACTATAAAATTAAATTTTAATTAATTTTATAGTTAATAAATTAAAATATTTTTCTGAAGTGAAATAATTTTAATAAGATAACGCTTTTTTGATGTTATATTATTTATTAATTTATTAAAACTAATTAAATATTTTGACAAAATAATAAAAAAATATAAAAAATATAGAAGAGGTGATTAAGTTTACAAGGAGTGAAAATTTTTAAATGCCTGAATATAATTATATCAATGATTTACTAAGCAGCGACCTTCCAAAAATGTTTCATCTTCTTTCTGATAAAGGGATTTTAGTTACTGCGACAAAAAAACATGATTTTTTAATGGAAACATTTCAATTTCATGAATTTGATTTTGATGAAGAATGTAAGCAATATTTCAGATATTTAGTAAAAAATCCTTTTGAAGCAAAGAAAATGCAGAGTAAATTGATTGATAATCAAGTATTAATTATTAATGAATTTTCTAATTTATTGTATAAAAAATTTTATAAAATACAGAAAGAAGAGGATTTTTATAATGATTTAAGTTCTTTATTTGATTCTGAAGAAGGTAAAAAAAGTTTTCTAAAAGAAATTGATCTTCAAAAAGAAGATTATAAGAAAATGCATGAAGGCTGTTCTTCCTATATTATTAAATATAATTCAGTTGAAATTTTATTTTATATTATTCTACTGCAATATGTGATGAAAATATATAATAGAGAATCTATTAATTTTATTGATCTAGATGGAAAAGTTGAAACTGATTTTGTATCTGAACTCATTATAAACTTTTATAATGAGGTTTTAATTCTTTATATTGAAGAAATAAACAGAATAGAGCGAATTAGTAAAATTTTTGAAATTATTATGGATTCTTTTTTAGAATATAAAAAAATATCGGGTGAAGAAAGAGCTTTAAAATTATTTGGGAACTTTATTGAGAAAGATAAAAATAATCTGCAATATAAATTTAAAGAATTTAGAGATAAAAAATATTTTTTAAATTTTCATGAAATCTATTTATATCTTTTGCTAAATAGAGAACTATTTCATACTATCTATTTCAGTAGAGGTAAATTTACAGGTAATTTTAGAATATCACATGCTGAAGAAATATTATTTAAAAATTTTTCTAAGTCTAAATACAAAAAAATATTGGTTAAAGTAAATTCTCTAGGTGAAAAGAAAATTTTGTATAATAATTTTGAAGAAAATTTTGCTTCGGTTGAGTATTTTTCGGAAAAAACAAATTACTGTCTTATTAATAAAGAGAAGCTTTTCCTATATCCTTCAGATATTTCTAAAAACGATTACTTTGAATTTAAAAAATCTATTTCTAATAGCACAGTATTTGATTTTAAATTAAAAGAAGGTATTCAATATTTAAGTTCCCTCAAATTTACATTTAAAAATTTTGATAAATCTTTTAGAGATACATTTGTAGATATTGTTTTTAAATTTACAAAATGTATTACTAAACAAAAACCAGCCCCACTTGTGAGCTATGAAAAAAATGAAAAAAAAGTGTTAAAAGTCAATAAAACAGATAGTTCTTCTATAAAAAAAGGAAACTTTTTTGAACAAAATGTAAAAAAAACTCTTAAAAGCATACCTATTTTATCAAAACTAACAAATGAAAAAGAAGCTATTACACTTGAAAGGAGCTTATCATCTGAATCTATAGGATTAGAACGATCCATATCATCTGAAAGTATTACAACGAATAGTGAATTAGTTAAGTCTCATCAAAATAAATTTTATGAAAAAAGATTATTTCTTGTAGCTAAATCTGGTGGCACAAATTTAGCAACAGATCAAATAAGCATAGACTTGAAAAAAATTGTTCAGTTTTCAGATCCTTATGCCCTAAGTGAAGAAAATATCACAGTCCTCCAAGCTGCATGCCAAAAAATGAATCATGAATTTATCAAAAATTATTTAGAAATTATCCATGAGTTAAAAATAAATTATAATTCTAATTTTATAAATATAGATGGTTTAACAGCAATTCAATTTTTATTTATTGCAGGTTTTGATCCTAAAAATAATCATTTATTAAAACAAAACTATCTTCTTTTATCTATCAAAAGACTTTTAAAATATTCTTTTCAAAGTAAATATATTCAAAATGTAAAAGTAGATATTGCAATAGATGAAAAACTTAATACGCCTTTCCATAAAGCAGTTTTATTAAATATGGAGTCTCTATTAGGATTGCTTTTAGAATATGCAGATCAACCTTCTGTAAAAGCAGCAATTCTACTAAAAAATAAAGAAGGTAAAACTGCAATTGAATTGTGTAGCAATAAAAAAAGTAAAGTATATGAAATGCTCTCAACAAAATTAAATTCTAGTAATATTTTATATAATGCAAAATATGTGCCACAAAAAAAGCTAGTTAGTGCAATGAATTATTTGCAGAAAAAAGTATAAAAGCTAGCAAATATATTTATCAAAAAATAAAAAAGGGCTTCATTAACTGAAGCCCTTTAGAAAAATCAAGAATTTAATTGATTATTTTTTTTCATTTTCAGCGGTTTTAGTTGCAGGTGCTGGTTTGGCAATTGATACTAAATTTACTTTGAAAACAAGAGTTGAATTAGGTCCAATAGATGGAGAAGGAGATTGTGCACCATATGCAAGACCTGCTGGGATATAAAGCATCCAAGTTGACCCTTCAGGCATTAATTGTAATGCTTCAGTCCAGCCTTTAATCACTCCATTTACAGGAAAAGAAACAGGTTGGCCACGTTGGTAGGAACTATCAAATACTTTTCCATTAATTAAAGTACCTTCGTAGTTAACTGTTACTGTATCAGTTGCTTTTGGTTTAGCGCCTTTTCCTTCAGTAATAATTTTATATTGTAGCCCACTTGCTAAAGTAACTACGCCTTTTTCAGCTTTATTTTTGCTTAAAAAAGTTTCGCCTTCTTTTAAGTTCTTATCGCTACGAATTTTTTGTTGTTCTGTCATATATTTTTGCATAAAAGCTTGAGAATCTTGTGTGCTAATTTCAGATTCTTTTCCATTTAATCCATCTTCAATAGCTTTTAACAAGATATTTTTATTAATCTTTATTTCTCCGCCTTTAATGCTTGAAGAAATTTCGTGTCCAATAATATAGCTCGCTTTTTCTTCGTCATTTTTAAAAGTCATAGTACCCTTCTTAGTTGCTGGAGTAGAAGGTGCTTCTTTTTTTGCAGGAGTTTCAGCTGCAAAAGAGGAAAAAGAAAGCATTGGAGAACTTGCAAGAGCAGCAAGTGTTGCCCATTTTTTTGTTGAAGCAAATTTCATAACTGAGTTCCTTCTTATGGTTAAAGTATGGCATTCGTCAACAAAACGAATGGTCGCAACACTGTATTACTGTTATATATAAGTGTCAAGATAAATTCTTCTTTCAGCTATCTTATTGGTGTTTAATATAATGATATTACTTGATTTTTGAGGTGGGAGTGATAGTGGAGAAAAAAACATATGAGTTCAGCATATATATTGGACGTTTTCAACCATTTCATTTAGGACATTTGGAAAGTATTAAATTTGCGCTTAAGTATTCAAAAAAGTTAATTATTATTTTAGGTGGTGCTTATTCTTCTCCATCTCCTAGAGGGCCATGGAATATTGCGCAAAGAATTGAAATGATTAATTCTTGTTTGAGCGAAACTGAAAAAAACAAAATTTATTTTGTTGGTATTCGCGATAGACTTTATTGTGAAGAAAAATGGATTCAAAATGTACAAGGAGAAGTATTTAAAATTACAAATTCAGTTAGAAATATTGCAATTATTGGACATCAAAAAGATGCTAGTTCATATTACCTAAAAATCTTTCCCCAATGGGAGTTTTTAGAAACAGGCAATTTTAAAAGTATAAATGCAACTGATATCAGAAATCTTTTATTTTTGAAAAATGATTTTTTAAAAATTAGTAAATATGTGCCTAAACCTATTCTTAAATATCTAACTAAATATGCTAAATCAAATGACTATAATTTATTAAAAAGAAAATTTAAATATATAGAGAAAAATAGGAATAAATTAAGAAGAGATAGTGTGACTAATGCTTTAATTTTTTGCAATCAATATATCCTTCTTTTAATGAGTAAAGAACCATTGAAAAAAGATCTTTATTCTCTTCCTGAAGTGGATTATTTAGATAGAGAATTTGAAAATAATTCACTTGAAAATTTACAAAATGAAGTAACAATTGATATTGATAAAGAGCATTTATCAATGAGTTATGTTTCAAGTGATTTTTTTAATTATTCGGAACGTTTTCCTTTAGGAAAACAATTGTCAAAAACATATTTATTTATGATTAAATCTGATAATTTACCATTAATTTCAGCTGCAAAAAACTCACTAAAAGTTATGTGGGTTTTATTAGATGATTTACCATTTTTTCAAGATAAAATGTATGCAGATCATTATCAAATAATTCAAAAATTTAATAAGAATTTTTATTAAAAAAAGCATTTTGTCTAGTTAAAACTGAAATCCAGTTTGAAAATTTATTTAAATCAAAAGATTCTTCAGATATGTCAGAATTTTCTATTGATTGCTGTAAATTAAAACCTTTACTTAAATTACTAATTACTGGAAAAAACTCTTTTGGAATTCCAATCACATCAAGACTCCAAGGATTACTTTTAAAAATAATTACATCTTCAGATTTATTTTCTATTTGAGTTAATTTTTCTTCACGGATTTTTTCTAAATCTTCTTCGTTATTGTTTTTATTTTCTTTTGCTTCTAAAAGCTCTTTTGCTGCATTATATAATTGAAATATAGGCCAATCAGAAGTAAATAAAATATGTTCTTTTTGTAAGTATATGTTATCTGCAATTGGAGATTCCTGTCCAAAAGTATTTTCCAAAGGGTTTTTAGCGGATAAAATTTCATGTATTAGAAAACAAAATAAAATAAAATCTGGGACGAAAGGACAATTTTGAATTTCTTCCTGCAATTTTAAATAATTGGAAAATTCTTTGACAGAATTTGTCATATCTTGTGGAGTTGGATTATTATGAAAATAATCCATTAAATAATTTTCAATAAAACTTTTACCAAATAAAGCGCTTGCTAAATCAAATATTGTTTGTGAAAATACGCTTGACACTCTACCATAAAATGATTGGCGATATGCCTGAATCCTATGAAATGTTTCTGGATCAAAGAATTGATATTCTTTTTCAGTAGTAAAATGGTTATAATTTTCATTTGGATTTGAGTAAATCACTTTTAGAAAAAAATTTTGTAAATCTTTTAATTCATCTATTTTCATATTAATGAATTTCCAATATTAATTTCATTGATTATTTCTGAAATAGGAGCTTGTTCATCATCACGTTCAATTATCACAGGTCTTTTACCAATAAAGTTTAAAGCAGACTGCATTAACGACCAAACTTCAGAGCAAACTAAATTGTCATGAGTATCAAATAAAAAATCATCCATCGTCGAGTGACCAGCTAGATGATATTGTTTAACAAAACTAGGATTAACTTTCTTTAATTCTGTTAATGCATTAAATTTATGATTTACTGCTGATACATAAAGATTATTTATATCCAAAAGAATACCACAACCTGTTTTTTTGCAAAGTGAATTTAAAAATTCTATTTCTGTATAATCATTATTTTTATAAGCAACATAAGAAGATATGTTTTCAAGACAAAGAGGTCTTTGCAGAATATCTTGGACAATATGAATGTTATTAATAACAAGTTTTTCAGTTTCTTCATTTAGTGGAATAGGAAGTAAGTCAAAACTATTGTGTGTTGGTGAAGCAGAAAAACAGAGGTGATCTGAAATTACTAATGGATTTAATCTGTCACTAAGTTTTTTCAAGTTGTAACAGTAATTTCTATCAATGCTAAAAGCATTTGCAATATTTAAACCTACACCATGCATAACAGTGTGTGTTCGTTCTCTTATCTTATCTAAATGATAAAGAGCCGGACCGCCTTCTAACATCATGTAGTTATCTGCCATAATTTCAAGAATAGGAAGGTCAGAGAGTTGGTGCCAAAATGAATAATGGGCAGCTCGAAGGCCTGCCCCAAATATTCCATCTTTATGTTTAATCGTTAAATTTATTTCATTCACATTCATTATCCTTTTTCGACAACTTTTTTTCCTTTCTCATCTTTCTTAATTAAAAAGCCTCCTTCAATTTTTAAACACGAACCTTTTGCGACATAAAGCCAGCCAAGATATCCTTTTTTATCAGAACCCATGACATTTCCTGCGCATTCAAAAGTAGTGCTTTTTTTGTACTTATTTTTAAAAGCAGCATTGGCAGCATCAATATCTGTTTTATCTACTGCACAAGAATTCATTTCTTTTTTTTGAATTCCGAAACATTTTTCAACTTCCTGGGAGATGACAACATCTGCTTTGTTTTGTGCATGAATAGTTAGAGCAATACTATTAAGTGCTGCTGTTATTATTATTTTTTTTGCATGCATATCTGTCATCTCCTATTGATAATTATTTCTTTAACTTTTCTATTTTACCTTTATCATCCATTAAAAAACCACCCAATTTTTGACATTCTTCTTTGGAAACTTTTGTCCAATTTAGGTTACCGCCTTTTGCAGCGCATTCTGCTTTTCCAGAACATGAGTGTTCCATAGCTTTTCCAAACTTAGCACTTAATTCTTTATCTTTTTTAACAGCTTCAACTTGAGCTTTGTTTACTCCACAACCAGCTTTATCCTTTGCTGTAGCTTTTGCTCCACAGCTATTTACCCCCCAGCATTTCACTTCTTCAGCAGATGCTGCAGAAATTGCTCCCATTGCTAATCCAGCGACAGCTGCACTAAGAACTAATTTACTTTTGTTTGACATAACAAATCTCCTTAAAAAAATTATGGTTTACGAGTCCCTTCACAGGCAATGTTTATAGTAACTGTATCTCCAACAACAGGTCCTGCTTCCACAACTGCTTGAAAATTAACACCAAAATCTTTCCGATTAATCTCAGCAACTGCTTTAAAAGCTTGAAGAACTTTTGCATTATCTTTTATTTGGCCATTATATGTAACTTTAAATGTAACTGGTTTAGTAATACCTTTTATCGTCATATCTCCCATTAATTCAAATGTTTTGTCTCCAGTTTTTTTGGCTCCTTTAGATTTAAAGGTCATAACAGGAAATTTCTTTGCATCAAAAAAATCTGGGCTTTTTAAATGATCATCTCTTTTTTTCACAGATGTATCAATTGAATTAATTTCTGCGGAAGCATCTAATTGGGTTTGAGTGAAATCTTCTGGGTTAAATTTAAAAGTTCCTTTAAATTTTTTGAATTCTCCTGTAACTGAGCTAATAACTAAGTGTGCAACTTCGAATGAAACTTTAGAGTGATCAGGATCTATAGAATAGTCCTTTGCAACTTCTGCTGCAGCTATTACTGTTTCCGTTTTCTTATTTGAACTATTGGCGAGAACATTTAAAGGAGTAACTATAAGAGAAGTTAACAATAGTAACTTTGAGAGATCGATAGAGCGCATGTCTTACCTCTTAGTATTAGCAAACTTTCTATGTCGTATTAGGACAAATTTCATCCTTAACAAATTAATAAGCATTTTTTAAGATGTCAAATTTAATAGTTAAGTTATTAATGTTAAGTTAATTCAACTGAGTTTTTTGCTTTATCTAAGAATAAATTTAAACTAGGGTAACGATCTCTAGCTTTAAGTGCCCAATACAATTGTTTCCTTGGTTGTTCATGTCTGATTAATATATGGAGAAGAAGTTCTTCATCTGCACTAATGCTTTTTTTTTCTTTTTGAATTTTCTTAAGTTCAAATGTTGCTAAACTTCTTATTTTTTCATCAAAACATTCATGTTTTTTTCGGAAAGCATTTAAATCATCTATATCAGAAGTTTCTTCTCTATATTTATTCATATAATGAAACCAAGCTCCAACGAGCATAGATAGGGATGGTATTTCTTTTGAAAAAAAGTTAATTAATGCAATAATCTGATCATATGGATGATTTTCTAAAAGAAGATTTGCAAAATTTTCTTCTTTTTTTAAATCCATTTTATTTCCATGTTGATTTGCAAATGTTTCTACAATTTTTTTTACTTCTAGCGTTTTTTCATCACCAATATTTTTCTTTTCTTTTTGTATTTTATTTGGAAATAATAATGCTTCTTCACTTGAAATTGATACTTTTATAGGGCTTACTTTAGAGCCGATATTTTTTTGTGGTATTAGAGAATGTAAATTTTTTGCATCCCCTAATATTCTTTTTTTGGGTTCAGGAGAGCTCCTTAAGTTTTTCCATTTAGAAGGATCTAAATTCATTTTAATAATAAGGGTTTTTCCATGTTTGTTCGAAACTGTTATAATATTGCTCTCGGTTAATTCATCTAGGGCGAGTTTAACTTGACGCTCTGTAACACCTAATAATATAGATAATTCAGCAGCACTAGACACTAATTCGTCAATTCTAGCTACTATGCAATTTATAATATACAAAACAAGCGAGTAGCTACAGGATCCAAGTCGTGCTACTGCAAGTACTTTAAACCCACCTCTTTCTAAGAAGTTATTAAGATTCACCTGTGTTTCCCTCCAACAAAGTACACTGAGTTAAATACTATCTTAATTTTTCCGAAACGGAACAAAAGAATAGAAGAAAGAGGAACTGATAATGTTACAACGTTTTCTTACCATTGCAGATATCCCAGAATTACGACCAGACCCCATTCAGACAGATAAAAATATTCCTGAGATTGAAGTATTTATTCCTGTTGATGTTTACTGGACAATTCAAGAAATAATAAAAAATATGCGTTATGCAAGAACTGCTGATTTATCAATTGATAAACTTTGGCATGATTTTAATAAACTGATCTATCCTTGTATTATGCTAGAAAAGGATAGAATGTGGTTTAGAAGGAATGTAGGATAGAATTATTCAAATAAAAATACAAATCCACCTTGTAAAAATACACCGGAAGTAGACAGAGCAGGACTCGGATTAATATTGTAGGCAATAGATAAACGTAATAAAATATCAGAAAGAAAAATACCTAACTCTCCAGGAGTAACTGAAAAAATAGGAACTAAACTGATGTCTAAATTTGCACCAAATTCATATATAGGACTATATTTTGTAACTCCTAATGGTTTATTATTGTTTGGATCTAAACTAGCTGCATCAGAGTCTTCACGCATTCTTAAAGCTCCAACTCCAAAGTAGACTCCTGGCTGAAGATAAGTCCAGCGCGGATGACGAAATCTAGCGCCTGCAATTCCTTCTGCTATCAAAGCATAAAATTGGCGATTAATAGGTTGTTGCGTGCCAAGCATACTAGAATTATCAGATCCTTTATTAAAAACATATTTTCCTTGTAATCCTAAAGAAAGTCCAAGATAATCAAAGAACCACCAAATGTAATTAGCACCTAATTCAATATGCACAGTTTGTTGAGAGCTATAATATTTATCATAATATGTCTTATCATCTGTTGGCATTAATATACCACCAGTTATAAAAAGATCATAATTTGGTTGTTCATCTTTAGCATAATAATAGTTTAGAGATTTATCTCTAATTTCTTTTTTGGGTGGTGAATGAGTAGAAGGTGGCATAATATTCTTGTTAATTTTTTTAGATGAAGAATTGGGATTTTCTTCTTCTTTACTTGCCTCTCCATTTTGTGGATTTGTTTCAGATATTTCATCTTTAGAATTTTGAACAGGTTTATTTTTATCTTCAGAAGTTGTAGCAGGTTGTTGCTCTTCTTTAGCAGATTGCACAGATTTACTTTTATCTTCAGAAGTTGTAGCAGGTTGTTGCTCTTCTTTAGCAGATTGCACAGATTTATTTTTATCTTCAGAAGTTGTAGCAGGTTGTTGCTCTTCTTTAGCAGATTGCACAGATTTACTTTTATCTTCAGAAGTTGTAGCAGGTTGTTGCTCTTCTTTAGGTTGATGAATACTAATGGATTTTTCATCTAGAATTTGAGTAGGAAGTTCTTGTGCTCCTGCTTCTTGTATAAAAATATTTTTTAAATTTTTTCCTGATTCAGATAAAAATTCATTAAATGATTTCATTAGACCCGATAATTTATACAAACCTTTCCCAGACTTTTCAAAAATAAAATTTAATGCAGGCTTTAATTTGGGATGTTCATCAAGCCATTGCGCCCAATTTTGAGCGTGTTGATAATAAAATTTAGTAAATCCAATTGGAGTTAAATATTCATCTCTTAAAATTCTCCAGTAAAAAACTGAAAGACTATTGGGGTCTCCAGATGCTGCAGTTACTACAAAACAATCTTTTGTTTTAGCTAAATCAGGAGATTTATCTGTGCTAGCAAGTGGAATATTTATTCCAGTAACGTAACTAATATTTGAGTGAGCTAAACTATAATTTGGTTTCAAAGTACTTGAGGAAGTATCATATGCATAATTTAATGCCCAAGCCATAACTCCATATATATCACCATTTTTTATGTTACCTTTACTCCATGTGGTTTGGCTCCCTGGGACATATACAACATTATAACAACCTGAAGGTGTTCCGTTGCTGTCGCTTGGAATTGTCTTTGGATTTGAATAGCTTGGGGTATATGGAATAGCTGCATTATCTGCAGAAAGAGCAGCTCCAGAAGCAAGCGGTAGAATGCCAGTCATACCTGCTGAAGTGCACCCTATTGCGCTAGAAGTGCCACCTGCTTTAAATGAACTTTGATAAGGAGTATATGTGCAAAGATAAGAGTTTGCATTTGCAGCACTTAAAGCTGCGGGATTGATTTGAAAACTCCAATTTCCAGGCGATGCTCGACACCCTGTTGATTTCCCTTTTGAGTCAGTATCCAACCAATAAACAATAATATATCCAGAAATTGAATTATTAGTTGTAGCTTTTAAAGAAGATGAAGTTGAATCAGCCAATACTGCTGAGGTATCACTTGGTCCTTTAAGTTTTACAACAAAAGCTTGATCTTGTGCTACTATTTCTATTGTTGGAGCGTTTATCATGGCCCCTTGATCGGCTTGCCACTGAAAGGCAAGGGAGTCTTTAGCTATTGGAGAAGATCCATTATAGTATAAAGGTTGGAGTGTAATGCTAGAGTTTGACATCTTACTAACAATATCTGTTGATAATTGATTGCTAGCATTTGTAAAATCAAGTGTGACGACAACAGTTCCAACAAAATAATTTTTTCCGCTTGCAGTTAAACTTAATTTAGATGAAACAGTTATATTTCCTAAATTTCCTGCCCCTTGATAATAATCAACAGGAGACGCTGAAGATAAACCAAAGC is a window of Pigmentibacter ruber DNA encoding:
- a CDS encoding BufA1 family periplasmic bufferin-type metallophore, which produces MHAKKIIITAALNSIALTIHAQNKADVVISQEVEKCFGIQKKEMNSCAVDKTDIDAANAAFKNKYKKSTTFECAGNVMGSDKKGYLGWLYVAKGSCLKIEGGFLIKKDEKGKKVVEKG
- a CDS encoding adenylyltransferase/cytidyltransferase family protein, whose product is MEKKTYEFSIYIGRFQPFHLGHLESIKFALKYSKKLIIILGGAYSSPSPRGPWNIAQRIEMINSCLSETEKNKIYFVGIRDRLYCEEKWIQNVQGEVFKITNSVRNIAIIGHQKDASSYYLKIFPQWEFLETGNFKSINATDIRNLLFLKNDFLKISKYVPKPILKYLTKYAKSNDYNLLKRKFKYIEKNRNKLRRDSVTNALIFCNQYILLLMSKEPLKKDLYSLPEVDYLDREFENNSLENLQNEVTIDIDKEHLSMSYVSSDFFNYSERFPLGKQLSKTYLFMIKSDNLPLISAAKNSLKVMWVLLDDLPFFQDKMYADHYQIIQKFNKNFY
- a CDS encoding YceI family protein, giving the protein MRSIDLSKLLLLTSLIVTPLNVLANSSNKKTETVIAAAEVAKDYSIDPDHSKVSFEVAHLVISSVTGEFKKFKGTFKFNPEDFTQTQLDASAEINSIDTSVKKRDDHLKSPDFFDAKKFPVMTFKSKGAKKTGDKTFELMGDMTIKGITKPVTFKVTYNGQIKDNAKVLQAFKAVAEINRKDFGVNFQAVVEAGPVVGDTVTINIACEGTRKP
- a CDS encoding FKBP-type peptidyl-prolyl cis-trans isomerase translates to MKFASTKKWATLAALASSPMLSFSSFAAETPAKKEAPSTPATKKGTMTFKNDEEKASYIIGHEISSSIKGGEIKINKNILLKAIEDGLNGKESEISTQDSQAFMQKYMTEQQKIRSDKNLKEGETFLSKNKAEKGVVTLASGLQYKIITEGKGAKPKATDTVTVNYEGTLINGKVFDSSYQRGQPVSFPVNGVIKGWTEALQLMPEGSTWMLYIPAGLAYGAQSPSPSIGPNSTLVFKVNLVSIAKPAPATKTAENEKK
- a CDS encoding DUF692 domain-containing protein; translation: MNEINLTIKHKDGIFGAGLRAAHYSFWHQLSDLPILEIMADNYMMLEGGPALYHLDKIRERTHTVMHGVGLNIANAFSIDRNYCYNLKKLSDRLNPLVISDHLCFSASPTHNSFDLLPIPLNEETEKLVINNIHIVQDILQRPLCLENISSYVAYKNNDYTEIEFLNSLCKKTGCGILLDINNLYVSAVNHKFNALTELKKVNPSFVKQYHLAGHSTMDDFLFDTHDNLVCSEVWSLMQSALNFIGKRPVIIERDDEQAPISEIINEINIGNSLI